From a region of the Acidobacteriota bacterium genome:
- a CDS encoding class I SAM-dependent methyltransferase, with the protein MDAVSTTNPPQKKAGREFWNSNPCGGQWASYREFMNWYHTVEPYMYDAVARHSWQGRRVLEVGCGQGPLANHLPSLGAIVVGMDMSDASLRRAAEGKRELGNDTLTLMHADAERLPFADASFDAVVSFGVLHHTPDTDGAVQEVRRVLKPGGTATVMLYRTGNPKWWATTLLRSWGHARDRRRAKRDRIADRARGKHGVNDSRGTALLELFGVPTLKAYSNREALAMFRGFSVVEIRNVQPGFRRMADIIPVLRAGAPVLGWIDRRFAGLWGFYQVIEARR; encoded by the coding sequence ATGGACGCTGTGAGCACGACCAACCCGCCCCAGAAAAAAGCCGGTCGCGAGTTCTGGAACTCGAATCCATGCGGCGGCCAGTGGGCCAGTTACCGCGAGTTCATGAATTGGTACCATACCGTCGAGCCGTACATGTACGACGCGGTCGCGCGGCACTCGTGGCAGGGTCGGCGCGTACTCGAAGTCGGCTGCGGCCAGGGGCCGCTCGCCAATCATTTGCCGTCGCTTGGCGCCATCGTAGTTGGGATGGACATGTCCGATGCGTCGTTGCGCCGGGCCGCCGAAGGCAAGCGCGAGTTGGGTAACGACACGCTCACGCTGATGCATGCCGACGCCGAAAGGCTGCCGTTCGCCGACGCCAGTTTCGACGCGGTCGTTTCGTTTGGCGTGTTGCATCACACGCCGGACACCGACGGCGCGGTCCAGGAAGTGCGGCGCGTCCTGAAGCCCGGCGGCACGGCGACCGTGATGCTGTATCGCACGGGCAATCCGAAGTGGTGGGCGACGACGCTGCTGCGCTCGTGGGGGCACGCGCGCGATCGCCGGCGCGCCAAGCGCGATCGAATTGCCGATCGGGCGCGCGGTAAGCACGGAGTCAACGACAGCCGTGGCACCGCGCTGCTCGAGCTGTTCGGGGTGCCGACGCTCAAGGCCTACTCCAACCGCGAGGCGTTGGCGATGTTCCGGGGCTTCTCCGTCGTGGAGATTCGCAACGTGCAGCCGGGGTTCCGCCGCATGGCCGACATCATTCCCGTGTTGCGGGCCGGCGCACCAGTGCTCGGCTGGATCGATCGCCGTTTCGCAGGGCTGTGGGGGTTCTACCAGGTCATCGAGGCGCGCCGGTAA
- a CDS encoding polysaccharide deacetylase family protein codes for MLRGAISSDIDTLQSIYGGRGCRRAGGYTYDELRIGLENSCTFLDKYGIKATLFMVGDDFTRPADHGVIRAVANDGHEIANHTMTHAQGFRLLSAADKEREIAGMEDACYAVIGKRPIGFRSPGWNMGDDAIGILQRRGYLYDSSVHPMSLTPLFKFLHWWNTSQRTGGDRTTLGHLSYMFAPLQPYRSDATSLARRGSNGLIELPLTVVPGVRFPFWATLLLASGFDLFARCYRILRSMQYPIQYQFHLSDFVDYNQHGLADQVPGVNTGVYVPQALRVPLKQKLELFERAVDLIAADYSFVTLDEWARTV; via the coding sequence ATGCTTCGCGGAGCTATTTCCAGCGACATCGACACGCTCCAGTCCATTTATGGCGGGCGTGGGTGCCGGCGCGCCGGCGGGTATACCTACGACGAGCTGCGCATCGGCCTCGAGAACTCCTGCACTTTCTTGGACAAGTACGGCATCAAGGCCACGCTGTTCATGGTCGGTGATGACTTCACCCGGCCGGCTGATCACGGTGTCATTCGCGCCGTCGCGAACGACGGGCATGAGATCGCCAATCACACGATGACCCACGCGCAGGGGTTCCGTCTCCTGTCCGCGGCCGACAAGGAACGCGAGATCGCCGGGATGGAAGACGCCTGCTACGCCGTGATCGGCAAGCGCCCGATTGGGTTTCGGTCGCCGGGCTGGAACATGGGCGACGATGCGATCGGCATCCTGCAGCGGCGTGGCTATTTGTACGATTCGTCGGTGCACCCGATGTCGTTGACGCCCCTCTTCAAGTTTCTCCATTGGTGGAACACGTCACAGCGAACCGGCGGCGATCGCACCACCCTGGGGCACCTGTCCTATATGTTCGCGCCCCTGCAGCCGTATCGCTCGGACGCGACCAGCCTCGCGCGCCGCGGCAGCAACGGACTCATCGAGTTGCCGCTGACCGTGGTGCCGGGCGTGCGGTTTCCCTTCTGGGCTACCTTGTTGCTCGCCAGTGGGTTCGACCTGTTCGCCAGGTGCTATCGGATCCTGCGGTCGATGCAGTACCCCATCCAGTACCAGTTTCACCTCTCCGACTTCGTTGACTACAACCAGCATGGCCTCGCCGACCAGGTGCCGGGTGTCAACACCGGTGTCTACGTGCCGCAGGCGCTGCGGGTGCCGCTCAAGCAGAAGCTGGAGCTCTTCGAACGCGCCGTGGACCTGATTGCGGCAGACTACAGCTTCGTGACGCTTGATGAGTGGGCCAGGACGGTATGA
- a CDS encoding radical SAM protein: MRTLLIFPPDKHAVRAMYTFQDNDNTGIGVKPPLGPMFVAAYLKAKTDHDIKIIDCQVLRLTEAQIKAEIQEYKPDVVGVCAWTDFWYDAWRCIQIAKEVDPNIHVTVGGPHVGIYSAVTLEHSGCDSVIVGDGEIPFFWLVNGLSNDYKPNHLPGLHFKEHGVKAGEQEFYIHGDLDSLPHPDRQMLPYKSYHSVLAKGDYVTTMITSRGCPYKCTFCKLSFQKVLSRSAADVVAEMKEIAALGIKEIEVYDDTFTWSKKRLVDICKGIVEEGLEFDWAIRDRVSSPTAETMEWLAKAGCKRIHFGIESGSNKTLKTIKKSIDTDQAIAAVALAKKHGIQVLTYFMLGLPGETVEDMRETIRFAKRLDPDYSTFSVTVPYAGTEMYEDGLKQGVIPYDFWLEFAKKPTPNFVVPHFWEEHLNKRQLLDIRDEATRSFYFRPKYVMKQLRQSGSIGEIRRKGAMAFGLFQATVMGKGRGAHVVSSSDRFANNDANPHSVRQ, encoded by the coding sequence ATGCGTACGTTGCTCATCTTCCCCCCGGACAAGCACGCCGTGCGGGCTATGTATACGTTCCAGGATAATGACAACACCGGCATTGGCGTGAAGCCACCGCTCGGCCCGATGTTTGTCGCGGCGTACCTCAAGGCCAAGACCGATCATGACATCAAGATCATCGACTGCCAGGTTCTGCGGCTGACCGAAGCACAGATTAAGGCGGAGATCCAGGAATACAAGCCGGACGTCGTTGGCGTGTGCGCGTGGACCGATTTCTGGTACGACGCGTGGCGCTGCATCCAGATTGCCAAGGAAGTGGATCCGAACATTCACGTCACGGTCGGCGGTCCGCACGTCGGCATCTACTCAGCAGTCACGCTCGAGCACTCCGGCTGCGATTCGGTGATCGTCGGCGACGGCGAGATTCCGTTCTTCTGGCTCGTCAACGGCCTGTCGAACGACTACAAGCCGAATCACCTGCCCGGCCTCCACTTCAAGGAGCACGGCGTCAAGGCGGGCGAGCAGGAGTTCTACATCCACGGCGATCTCGACTCGCTGCCTCACCCTGACCGCCAGATGCTGCCGTACAAGTCGTATCACAGCGTGCTGGCCAAGGGCGATTACGTGACGACGATGATCACCAGCCGCGGATGCCCGTACAAGTGCACCTTCTGCAAGCTGTCGTTTCAGAAGGTGCTGTCGCGCAGCGCCGCCGACGTCGTCGCCGAGATGAAGGAAATCGCGGCCCTTGGGATCAAGGAGATCGAGGTCTACGACGACACCTTCACCTGGTCGAAGAAGCGCCTCGTGGACATCTGCAAGGGCATCGTCGAAGAGGGCCTGGAGTTCGACTGGGCCATTCGCGATCGCGTGAGCAGCCCCACGGCGGAGACCATGGAGTGGCTGGCCAAGGCCGGTTGCAAGCGCATCCACTTCGGTATTGAGTCGGGTTCGAACAAGACGCTCAAGACGATCAAGAAGTCGATCGATACCGACCAGGCGATCGCCGCGGTGGCGCTGGCGAAGAAGCACGGCATTCAGGTCCTCACGTATTTCATGCTGGGCCTGCCCGGTGAAACCGTCGAAGACATGCGCGAGACCATTCGCTTCGCCAAGCGTCTCGACCCTGATTACTCGACGTTCTCGGTCACCGTGCCGTATGCCGGCACCGAGATGTACGAGGACGGCCTCAAGCAGGGCGTGATCCCCTACGACTTCTGGCTCGAGTTTGCCAAGAAGCCGACCCCGAACTTCGTGGTGCCGCACTTCTGGGAAGAACACCTCAACAAGCGGCAGCTGCTCGACATCCGTGACGAGGCGACCCGCTCGTTCTACTTCCGTCCGAAGTACGTGATGAAGCAGTTGCGCCAGTCGGGCAGCATCGGCGAGATTCGGCGCAAGGGCGCCATGGCATTCGGCCTGTTCCAGGCGACCGTCATGGGCAAGGGCCGCGGCGCCCACGTCGTCAGCTCGTCGGACCGGTTTGCCAACAACGACGCCAATCCTCACTCCGTCCGGCAGTAG
- a CDS encoding methyltransferase domain-containing protein yields MSTVAVVVPALNEARRLESFLPVVQRVLRHFGIPATIYVIDRGSTDDTPGVAERLGCVVIGRRPLGYGEAIRVALDQVPDDYLITLDGDGSHPLELLNRLYRLREQADIVIASRYVPQGFARMGLVRQVLSRGLNRLFKVLLDLPVHDLSSGYRLYNRRLVTGQKLEMSSYAVLQEILIKGYCDGLKIREIPMHYAPESSRPDQRFWRLGADYLKTFRAMWRLRNSTESCDYDSRAFFSKIPLQRYWQRRRYQIIRGYVGTALKVLDAGCGSTQILTGSPQIVGMDPQRRKLRFLRAEGRLLVCGSTFALPFKTAAFDVVISSQVIEHLPEDDTIFDELVRCLRPGGVLVLGTVDYGGWQWPLIEWAYSVAKPTGYADEHITHYTRATLFSRLRGLGLVVEDHQYILGGEIIIRARKPE; encoded by the coding sequence GTGAGCACCGTCGCGGTTGTCGTTCCCGCCCTGAACGAGGCAAGGCGGCTCGAGTCGTTTCTGCCTGTCGTGCAGCGGGTCCTGAGGCATTTTGGAATTCCGGCCACGATCTACGTGATCGACCGGGGTTCCACCGATGACACGCCCGGCGTGGCCGAGCGGCTTGGCTGTGTTGTGATTGGCCGGCGTCCACTGGGTTACGGCGAAGCCATCCGGGTTGCGCTCGACCAGGTGCCCGATGACTACCTGATCACGCTCGACGGCGACGGTTCCCATCCCCTTGAGTTGCTGAACCGGCTATACCGACTGCGCGAACAGGCCGACATCGTGATCGCCTCTCGCTACGTGCCCCAGGGTTTCGCGCGCATGGGACTGGTCCGCCAGGTGCTATCGCGAGGGCTGAATCGCCTGTTCAAGGTGCTGCTCGACCTGCCCGTCCACGATCTGTCGAGCGGCTATCGCTTGTACAACCGGCGCCTGGTGACCGGGCAGAAGCTGGAGATGTCGTCGTACGCGGTGCTGCAGGAGATCCTGATCAAGGGGTACTGCGACGGCCTGAAGATCCGGGAGATTCCGATGCACTACGCGCCGGAATCCAGCCGGCCGGACCAGCGCTTCTGGCGCCTCGGGGCGGACTACCTGAAGACCTTCCGCGCGATGTGGCGGCTTCGCAACAGCACCGAGAGTTGCGACTACGACAGCCGCGCGTTCTTCAGCAAGATCCCGCTCCAGCGGTACTGGCAAAGGCGCCGCTACCAGATCATTCGCGGCTATGTAGGGACCGCCCTGAAGGTGCTTGATGCCGGATGCGGCTCGACGCAGATCCTCACCGGCTCTCCACAGATTGTCGGCATGGACCCGCAGCGCAGGAAGTTACGATTCCTGCGAGCCGAGGGCCGGCTCCTGGTGTGCGGCAGTACTTTCGCATTGCCGTTCAAGACCGCGGCCTTTGACGTGGTGATTTCAAGCCAGGTGATCGAGCATCTCCCTGAGGACGACACCATCTTTGACGAACTGGTCCGGTGCCTCCGGCCCGGAGGGGTCCTGGTGCTCGGAACCGTGGATTACGGCGGCTGGCAATGGCCTTTGATCGAGTGGGCCTACAGCGTGGCCAAGCCCACCGGGTACGCGGACGAACACATCACGCACTACACGCGCGCCACGCTCTTCAGCCGCCTGCGTGGTCTCGGGCTCGTGGTCGAGGATCACCAGTACATTCTCGGGGGCGAGATCATCATCCGCGCCCGAAAGCCAGAGTAG
- the asnB gene encoding asparagine synthase (glutamine-hydrolyzing) encodes MCGICGVFHLERDRPVQADEVRGMANALQHRGPDDRGEYVEGNIGLGHLRLSIIDLSPAGHQPMTNEDSRYWIVFNGEIYNYLELRERLVAAGHQFRSQSDTEVILHLYEEMGESCVTQLNGMFAFAIWDRVERTLFAARDRFGIKPFYYALQNGTFVFASEIKALLATPHVRAVLDAEALSDYLTFQFCLGSKTLFQGVHKLEPGHVLHVGPGGLTTRPYWEIDFTVDRTHEAEHVEQLAHLLKDAVRLQLRADVPVGAHLSGGLDSTAVTCLASSLSSAQIHTFSGGFRETGYDETGYARIASDFAHTIQHEVFATADQFVDTLPTLIYHMDEPAAGPGLFPQYFVSKLASEHVKVVLGGQGGDEIFGGYTRYLIAYLEACIKGGIHGSQEDEKYVVTFESILPNLPQLRGYEPLLKRFWAKDLFDEPDRRYFDLIDRSAGVRPLISQDVWQQAGGYSPYEAFRELFNHPNCHALINKMSRFDMKTLLPALLQVEDRTSMAVSLESRVPLLDHRIVELVGAMPPKVKFKGGRLKHVFREVLDGIVPAPIAARTDKMGFPVPLTEWAKGGRVRDFIHDTLLGARTRQRGIFDNVELESLVGKNEDYGRAVWGLMCFELWSREFIDRPSLASNLR; translated from the coding sequence ATGTGCGGCATTTGTGGCGTGTTTCACCTCGAGCGAGATCGGCCGGTCCAGGCCGACGAGGTTCGCGGGATGGCGAACGCCCTTCAGCATCGGGGTCCCGACGACCGTGGTGAATACGTCGAAGGCAACATCGGTCTCGGCCACCTGAGGCTGAGCATCATCGACCTGTCACCGGCCGGGCATCAGCCCATGACCAATGAAGACAGCCGCTACTGGATTGTCTTCAACGGCGAGATCTACAATTACCTCGAGTTGCGGGAGCGGTTGGTCGCGGCCGGCCACCAGTTTCGCTCGCAGTCCGATACCGAGGTCATCCTCCACCTCTACGAAGAGATGGGGGAGTCGTGCGTCACGCAGCTGAATGGCATGTTCGCGTTCGCCATTTGGGATCGCGTCGAACGGACCCTGTTCGCCGCCCGCGATCGCTTCGGCATCAAGCCCTTCTACTACGCGCTGCAGAACGGCACGTTCGTCTTCGCCTCCGAGATCAAGGCCTTGCTCGCGACCCCGCATGTGCGTGCGGTCCTCGATGCCGAGGCCCTGTCTGACTACCTTACGTTCCAGTTCTGTCTTGGGTCCAAGACGCTGTTCCAAGGCGTGCACAAGCTCGAGCCCGGCCACGTCCTGCACGTCGGGCCCGGCGGGCTCACGACGCGGCCGTACTGGGAGATCGACTTCACGGTGGATCGCACGCACGAGGCCGAGCATGTCGAGCAGCTGGCACACCTGCTCAAGGACGCCGTTCGACTCCAACTCCGGGCGGACGTACCCGTTGGAGCGCATCTCAGTGGCGGCCTGGACTCGACGGCGGTCACCTGCCTGGCAAGTTCGCTCTCCAGCGCGCAGATTCACACGTTCAGCGGCGGTTTTCGCGAAACGGGCTACGACGAAACGGGCTACGCGCGCATTGCCTCAGACTTTGCGCATACGATTCAGCATGAAGTGTTTGCGACGGCGGACCAGTTCGTGGACACCTTGCCGACCCTCATCTACCACATGGACGAGCCCGCGGCCGGGCCCGGCCTGTTTCCGCAGTACTTCGTCTCGAAGCTGGCCAGCGAGCACGTCAAAGTGGTGCTTGGCGGGCAGGGGGGAGACGAGATCTTCGGTGGGTATACCCGCTATCTGATCGCCTACCTGGAGGCGTGCATCAAGGGCGGCATCCACGGCTCGCAGGAAGACGAGAAGTATGTCGTCACCTTCGAGTCGATTCTCCCCAACCTGCCGCAGCTGCGAGGCTACGAGCCGCTGTTGAAGCGGTTCTGGGCGAAGGACCTGTTCGATGAGCCCGATCGCCGGTATTTCGACCTGATCGACCGCAGCGCCGGCGTGCGCCCGTTGATCTCGCAGGATGTCTGGCAGCAGGCGGGCGGCTACAGCCCTTATGAGGCGTTCCGGGAACTCTTCAATCATCCCAATTGCCACGCGCTCATCAACAAGATGAGCCGGTTCGACATGAAGACCCTGCTGCCGGCGCTGCTGCAGGTGGAAGACCGCACCAGCATGGCCGTGTCGCTCGAATCGCGGGTGCCGTTGCTCGATCACCGCATCGTCGAACTCGTCGGCGCGATGCCGCCGAAAGTCAAGTTCAAAGGCGGCCGGTTGAAGCACGTATTCCGGGAAGTGCTCGACGGCATCGTGCCGGCGCCAATCGCCGCGCGAACGGACAAGATGGGGTTCCCGGTGCCTCTGACTGAATGGGCCAAAGGCGGCCGCGTGCGGGATTTCATCCACGACACCCTGCTCGGCGCCAGAACCCGGCAACGCGGCATCTTCGACAACGTGGAATTGGAATCGCTGGTCGGCAAGAACGAAGACTACGGCCGCGCGGTCTGGGGCCTGATGTGCTTTGAGCTCTGGAGCCGGGAGTTCATCGATCGGCCATCGCTTGCGAGCAATCTGCGATGA
- a CDS encoding glycosyltransferase gives MIWIVLPAFNEESSLPKLLPKLDERLRADGIAYRLVAVNDGSIDATASILADFATRLPMDVVTHPINRGLGETERDGFEFAAARCAADDIIVRVEGDDTHGPEYVTAIVAKLGQGFDVVNTSRFQPGGGQKGVDGYRAFISRCANLFMQTMFRIPNVRDYSCGYRGYRGRVIQDAVKIFGNNFIQLRGLGFTSTLEIIVKLHILGCRFAEVPFMLRYDMKEGPSKMVSSLTTIGYLLMAFLYHWPFGGWRGQYQGLAALYRANPDAAVERYQLSAIRRRSASRVSF, from the coding sequence ATGATCTGGATTGTTCTCCCCGCCTTCAACGAAGAGTCATCGTTGCCAAAGTTGCTGCCGAAACTGGACGAACGCCTGCGCGCGGACGGCATCGCCTACCGGCTGGTCGCCGTCAACGACGGCAGCATCGACGCCACGGCGTCGATCCTCGCCGACTTCGCGACGCGGCTGCCGATGGACGTGGTGACGCATCCCATCAACCGGGGCCTGGGTGAGACGGAACGCGATGGCTTCGAGTTTGCCGCGGCGCGGTGCGCCGCCGACGACATCATCGTCCGCGTCGAAGGCGACGACACCCATGGTCCCGAGTACGTCACGGCCATCGTCGCGAAGCTGGGCCAGGGCTTTGACGTGGTGAACACCTCGCGTTTTCAGCCCGGCGGGGGACAGAAGGGCGTCGACGGCTATCGCGCCTTCATCAGCCGCTGCGCCAACTTATTCATGCAGACCATGTTCCGCATTCCCAACGTGCGCGACTATTCCTGTGGCTACCGTGGTTACCGTGGACGCGTGATCCAGGACGCGGTGAAGATCTTCGGCAACAATTTCATCCAGTTGCGCGGCCTTGGTTTCACCTCGACGCTCGAGATTATCGTCAAGCTGCACATCCTGGGCTGCAGGTTCGCCGAGGTCCCGTTCATGCTCCGGTATGACATGAAGGAGGGGCCGAGCAAGATGGTCTCGAGCCTGACGACGATTGGATACTTGTTGATGGCGTTCCTCTATCATTGGCCATTCGGCGGCTGGCGCGGACAGTACCAGGGCCTGGCCGCCCTTTACCGCGCCAATCCCGACGCCGCCGTGGAGCGTTATCAGTTGAGTGCGATCCGACGGCGGTCAGCCAGCCGGGTCAGCTTCTAA
- the wecB gene encoding UDP-N-acetylglucosamine 2-epimerase (non-hydrolyzing) has protein sequence MRVVSVVGARPQFIKVAAVAKALEAHDHVVVHTGQHYDANMSAVFFDELALPKPDFDLAIGSGPHGAQTGAMLAALEPIFVSAAPDWVLVYGDTNSTLAGALAAVKLNLPVAHIEAGLRSFNRRMPEEINRVVADHVSDLLFCPSAVAVAHLRAEGITKGVHEVGDVMADALAPLSARARERSTILSRLRLTPANYLLATLHRAENTDDAVRLTDIVGALNALEEPVVLPLHPRTKGCLDRIDARLESHIAVIDPLGYLDMLQLTQHARLVLTDSGGLQKEAYWLGIPCVTLRDETEWVETVDAGWNILVGADRERIIRAATSFAPPALHPPLYGGGQASERIVRILCQ, from the coding sequence GTGAGGGTCGTGTCAGTCGTCGGCGCCCGCCCGCAGTTCATCAAGGTGGCCGCCGTCGCCAAGGCTCTCGAAGCGCACGACCACGTCGTGGTGCATACCGGTCAGCACTACGACGCGAACATGTCGGCCGTGTTCTTTGACGAGCTCGCGCTGCCGAAACCCGATTTCGACCTGGCCATTGGCTCAGGGCCTCATGGTGCGCAAACGGGGGCCATGCTCGCGGCGCTTGAACCGATCTTTGTCTCAGCCGCTCCTGACTGGGTGCTGGTCTACGGAGATACGAACTCCACGCTTGCCGGCGCCCTGGCGGCCGTCAAGCTCAACCTGCCGGTGGCGCACATCGAAGCGGGGCTTCGCAGCTTCAACCGCCGCATGCCGGAGGAAATCAACCGCGTCGTTGCCGACCACGTGTCCGACCTGCTGTTTTGCCCGAGCGCGGTGGCTGTGGCGCACCTGCGCGCCGAAGGCATCACCAAAGGCGTGCACGAGGTCGGTGATGTGATGGCCGACGCGCTGGCGCCACTCTCGGCGCGCGCCCGCGAGCGGTCCACCATCCTGTCCCGGCTGCGACTTACTCCCGCGAATTACCTGCTGGCGACGCTCCATCGTGCCGAGAACACGGACGATGCCGTGCGACTGACGGACATTGTCGGCGCGCTCAACGCCCTTGAGGAACCCGTGGTTCTGCCCCTGCATCCCCGCACCAAGGGGTGTCTCGACCGAATTGACGCGCGCCTGGAATCGCACATCGCCGTAATCGACCCACTCGGCTACCTCGACATGCTGCAACTGACGCAACACGCCCGGCTCGTCCTCACCGACTCCGGCGGCCTGCAAAAGGAAGCCTACTGGCTGGGCATTCCCTGTGTGACCCTGCGCGACGAGACCGAGTGGGTGGAAACGGTGGATGCCGGTTGGAATATCCTCGTCGGCGCCGATCGCGAACGGATCATCCGCGCCGCCACGTCGTTTGCGCCACCGGCTCTGCACCCTCCGCTGTACGGGGGCGGTCAGGCCTCCGAACGCATTGTCCGTATCCTGTGTCAGTGA
- a CDS encoding glycosyltransferase family 2 protein — translation MLAHDSSLERDSRVDPLSIELSIVVPAFNEEANLAPVIKRTAAALEAALPPGGYEIVIVDDGSRDGTGRVADELAGLLPQVQVVHHSSNQGFGAALRSGYGRARGHYCAVIPADGEVGIEQALTLFAALGDADVVISRRVRSVSTGREVLTKVWNVLMTLLAGADLRGRDGIYVIRTSLVQQMTLHSSTGLVNLEILLQCHQRGVRINEGLMYASPRLSGESKVTNVRTVVKVLWEMVKLRFARSGRS, via the coding sequence TTGCTGGCACACGACAGCTCATTGGAAAGGGACAGTAGGGTGGACCCCCTTTCCATCGAACTCAGCATCGTCGTGCCGGCATTCAATGAAGAGGCCAATCTGGCGCCCGTGATCAAGCGCACCGCCGCGGCACTCGAAGCGGCCCTTCCGCCCGGAGGGTACGAGATCGTGATCGTTGATGACGGCAGCCGAGACGGGACCGGCAGGGTCGCGGACGAACTGGCAGGGCTGCTGCCGCAAGTCCAAGTCGTGCATCATTCTTCGAATCAAGGGTTTGGTGCCGCTTTGCGCTCGGGATATGGGCGGGCGCGCGGCCATTACTGCGCGGTGATTCCGGCCGATGGGGAAGTGGGGATCGAGCAGGCTCTGACGCTGTTCGCCGCGCTGGGCGATGCCGACGTCGTGATCAGCCGGCGCGTGCGCAGTGTTTCGACGGGTCGCGAAGTGTTGACCAAGGTATGGAATGTCTTGATGACGTTACTGGCCGGGGCCGACTTGCGCGGGCGAGACGGCATCTACGTGATTCGGACCAGCCTGGTACAGCAAATGACGCTCCACTCCTCGACGGGCCTCGTCAATCTCGAGATCCTGTTGCAGTGCCACCAACGCGGGGTCCGGATTAACGAAGGTCTGATGTATGCCAGCCCACGACTGAGCGGCGAGTCGAAGGTCACGAATGTCCGGACTGTGGTGAAAGTGCTGTGGGAGATGGTCAAGCTGCGCTTCGCGCGTTCAGGGAGGTCGTGA
- a CDS encoding WbqC family protein, translated as MVALHQPNFFPWLGYFDKIVRADIFVVLDDVQFSKTGGTWSNRVQLLAGGQAKWLTLPIVRTYHGVRLIREMEIDNRQPWRRKLLQTLRSNYARAPFFNTVFPQIADLVANETPSLLDFNLHVLTTLCRLMEIETNKLVLGSSLQVTGRATDRLIAAVRAVGGTVYLCGGGAGGYQDDDAFTHAGLRLTYQNFVHPSYSQGDQGDTFVAGLSCLDALMHCGFAGTRQLIGKGQ; from the coding sequence ATGGTTGCGCTGCACCAGCCGAACTTCTTTCCCTGGCTGGGCTACTTCGACAAGATCGTGCGCGCGGATATCTTCGTGGTGTTGGACGATGTGCAGTTTTCGAAGACTGGCGGAACTTGGTCGAATCGGGTTCAGTTGCTGGCCGGTGGACAAGCGAAGTGGCTGACCCTGCCCATCGTCCGCACCTACCACGGCGTCCGCCTGATCCGGGAAATGGAAATCGACAATCGGCAACCATGGCGGCGAAAGCTCCTGCAGACGCTGCGATCGAACTATGCCCGGGCACCTTTCTTCAATACCGTGTTTCCGCAGATTGCCGATCTGGTCGCCAACGAAACTCCCTCGCTACTTGACTTCAATCTGCACGTGCTCACCACCTTGTGTCGACTGATGGAGATTGAGACCAACAAGCTCGTGCTCGGGTCATCCCTTCAGGTTACCGGCCGGGCCACCGATCGTCTGATCGCCGCCGTCCGAGCCGTTGGCGGTACGGTGTACTTATGCGGTGGCGGCGCGGGCGGCTATCAGGACGACGACGCATTCACGCACGCAGGTCTGCGACTGACCTATCAAAACTTTGTGCATCCCAGCTATTCCCAGGGGGACCAAGGCGACACCTTCGTCGCCGGTCTCTCGTGCCTTGATGCCCTGATGCACTGCGGGTTTGCTGGCACACGACAGCTCATTGGAAAGGGACAGTAG